The region TCCGCGCGGCGGCAACCTCGCAGTCCCCGCCCTTGCGGAAGATCACGAAGCCGCGCTCCGCCCCGGAGAGGCGGACCGCCTGGTCCAGGACGAAATCGAGCATCTTTTGCTTTTCCCCGAGTGCGACGAGCCTCTTGTTCGTCTCCAAGAGGTCCAAGACCTGATCGACCGCGATCGCCCGTTCGCTCATGCCTCACCTCCCAGGCCCCTCAGGGCCTCCGCGCATTCCTTTTCCATGGGCGCGTTTCCGTGCGCCGCGAAATGACGCCGGGCCTCCTCCACGCAGGCCTTGGCCTCGGCCGTTTGACCCCGGCGGCCGAGCGTCCTGCCCAGGACCAGCCGCGCCTGGGCCGCGAGATCCGCGGCCCCGATCGCCCCGGCCCGCTCCAGGGCCGACCGGGCATCGGACTCGGCCGCGTCGAGACGGCCGGCCGTTTCGTAAAAATAGGCCCGATGGATCCGGGCTTGGGCGGCCTCGAAGGCGAATCCCGCCTTTTCGAAGATCGCGACCGCCTCCGAGAGGCGCTCATCTTGGAGGGTTGTCCGGCCTTCCTTTTCGTGGATCATGGCCAGGAGGAGGAGCGCGCGACCTTGGGTCAGCTCGTACCGCGCGTCGACGGCCCGGCGGAGGGCCTCCCGGCAGAGATGCGCCGCCTTGAGGAGTTTTCCTTGAAAATGCGCGAGCGCCGCGTAGTTGAGATGGGCTTGGGCCGTCACCGCCGCGTGACGCGTCTCCTTCAAGGACTCGATGCTTTTTTGGTAGAACCCCTCGGCCCTCCCAAGGTCCGCCAGGTCGTAGAAGAGATTGGCGAGATTGAGCTCGCCGGTCCCCTGAACCAACAGAGGCCGCGGGGTCTTCGGCGCGAGCACCACGGCCCTTTCGTAGAGGGTCAGCGCCTCGTCCCTCTTCCCGGCGCGATGTTTCAGGACGCCCAGGAGCAGGAGGGCCCGGGCGAGCCCGTCGTCGTCGCCGGCCTTTTCGGAGGCGGCCGCCGCGGCCGTCAGATCGCGGGCGGCTTCCTCCATCCGTCCCGAAAAGATCAGCGCCTTTCCGCGCGTCTCCAGGGCGTCGGGTCTTTCCGCCTCAGGGAGGTTGGCCAGGAAGTCGTCGGTCAAGATCTCCAACGCCTCCGCATGGGACCCCGCGCTCGCCAGGTGTTTGGCCCGGAGACGGAGGATCGAGGGTGGGCCGTCGCGCTCCCGCCCCCTCAAAAGATCGAGCCCGTCGCGATAACGGCCTTCGTCGTAGAGGTCCTGCAGGAGCCGCGCGAGTTTTCCGGGATCGGACTCGGCAACCCCGTCATCCCCCGCGTCGAATGACCGGTATTGCGTCCGGCCTCCCTCCACGCCCCTCTGCAACCATCCGTCTTGCGCCAGTTCCTGAAGCGTCTCCTCCACCTCGGCGACGCTCTGATCGGTCCAGAGGCCAAGCGTCTCCGCCTCGAGGGAAATGCGGCTCGACCGCAGGATCCCCAAAAGGCGGCGCTTCGGCCCTTCGACGGAGGCGAAGACGTTCAGGGGTGCGCCCTCCCACCGCCAACCGGCGCCCTCCTTCCGGACGGCGCCGCCTCGGAGAAGCCCACGGCCCATGCGGACGAAGTCGCGCGGAATCCCGCGGCAACCCTCCGTCCAGGGCCTTGCGGGTCCTTGGGAAATCTTTCCGGCGGAGATTTTTCCGAACAGGGCCTGCAGGACGTCCTCCATCTGGTCGTCCGTGAGAGGCTTGAGGTCGACGGCCGTCCACGGCGGAGAGACGCAGTCCTCCAAGGTCTCGCCCAGGGCGATAACCGTTCCCTGGCCACGGGCCGCCGCCCAAGCCGCGACGGGGCCCCGGTCGGCGTCATCGATAATCGCCACGCCAGCCTGATGAGGAACCTCCCCCGAGAGGACGAGGCGCTCGCCCGTCCAGGAAACGACCGGTCGCCGCTCCCTCCAAAAGGCCCGCTCGAGCCATCGCGCGAGAAAGGTCTTTCCCATTCCGGGCGCGCCCCGGATCGCCCAAAGGCCGCCGCGATCGCGAATCCTTCGAAAGAGACCCGGGACCTCGTCCTTCCGGAAGATCAGGTCCGGGTCTTCAAAGAGCGGGATGGGCACCGCGCGCGCGACGGGAAAGGACTCTCCCAGTGCCTCGCCGAAGGCGCGCAGGGCCGCCCTCGGATTCTCGAACCGTTCCGCCGAATCGCGGGCCATGAGGCGCTGCACGAATCCGCTCAAATCGCGGGACACGGGCGCGACCTCGTGAAGGGGGACGGGATCCCTCTTGAGTTGTTGATTGAGGATGGCGACCAGGTCTTCCCCGTCATAGGGGAGCCGTCCGGATACGGCGGCATAGAGGAGCGCCCCCGCGGAGTAGAGATCGCTCCGCGTATCGAGCCTCCGTCCCAGGGCGAGTTCGGGCGCGGTGAACGGCGGCGAGCCGATCGCCCCCGGAGGGGGGTCTTCGAGGCCAAAGGCCAAAGTCGAGAGTCCGAAATCGATAAGTTTGACGGCCGCGCCTTGGGAACCGTCCGGAGGACGCACGAGGACGTTCTCCGGCTTGAGGTCCAGGTGAACGACGTTCCGGAAATAGAGGTGATCGAGGGCCTCGAGGACCTGGACGAAGATCGCGGCGACGGTGTCGAGATCGGCGCCACGAAGGTGGTCGAGGATCGTCCTTCCCTCGACGAACTCGCTCACCAGGTAGAACGAATCGCCGTCTTCTCCGAAATCCTCAATGGCCGCGACGTGAGGGTGCGAGATGCCGGCGAGCGTCCGGAATTCGCGGTCGACCAGATCGGGATGGTTCCGCGACCACTCCGGAAAAAAGACCTTCCGCGCCACGAGCCTTCCGCCGCGCAGACGGTCGCTGCACAGAAAGGTGTCCGCCGTCTCCCCCCCGCCGAGCCTGCGCAGTCGCTCATAACGCACGAAGGGATTCTTTCATACCTCCATGCAGAAGAAAATGATTTATTGAGACATTCCTACTCGTCCCATTGACGTCAATAAATACCAACAAAACTAGCATGTTATAATAATATTTTAAACTCATAGTCATTTTTACTCACTATCACGTCCTCTCCCCCGATGGGATTTCTTGGCAAGCGTCTTGCTCTGACAGGGACTCAACAAGGGGGAGTTATGAAAAAGATTCAATCCATTGCGATCATGGCCGCGTTTGCGGGCCTCACGCTCGCGGGCTGCGAGTACCATCATTATCAAACGTTCGCATCGAGGGGGTGGACGCCCGTCTCCCAAGCCTCGCCGGCTCCGGAGGAGGAAACGGGGGTCGCGGAGGAGGAAATCGTGCCGACGGACCCCGGTCCCGTCACGGAAGACGCCGTTGCCGGCGACGCCGTGGTCGGGTCGGGGAACGAATCGCCGGAGGACGAAGCCGAGTTCCCGTACTTCCAGGCGACCGTCGTCGAGACGAGGCCCTCCCTTCATACATCGGAATCCGCGGAGGATCTCCTGGGACGACTGCGGGGGGATGCGGGCGAAAGCACGATCACCGAAAGGATTCGGGAAGCCGCCCGGACGGGGCCCCTCACGCTCGACTCCCGGCCGAAACAGTACATCGTGTCCCTCGCGCCTCCTTTCCGTCCGGAGGGATCGACAGCCCGAGAGGGAGGCATTGCGAAAGAAGGAAACGAGTCGTCCGTCGGGGATTGCGATCCTCTGGCCTTCGAAATCGGCGCAGGATTCAGCGCCGCCAGGTCGGAGGTCCGGCGCAACGGCATCCAGCCTCTTCTCGATTTCTCGCTGGGCTGCCTCGATTCGTGGAGTTGGACCGACCCGTTCGCGTCAGTGACGCCGGAGACCCAATCCCGCTGGGAGGAGGACATCCGTTACGGTGAGGTCGCCGGCGAGGCCTTCTCCACGGCCGGTCGCGCCTTGAAGGGATTCCGTCTCTTCCGTTGTTACTCGGGGGGACTCCCGGGGGGGATGCTGGATGACGCCTTCTGCGGCGTCGAAGGGCTGTTCGTCCCTGTGCGACCGGACGGCGACGTGGTCGGGGAAGCCCAGGGGCTCACGTTTCCCGGATCCTCTTACGACTACTCCCATGACGCCAGCGTCGTGACGGTGCAATGCCAGGAGGCGGAGCAAGTTGTCACCGCCATGAAGGTTTGGCGCTCCAAATCCCATCCTCTCCACGACGAAACCGTCCGCTGGATCGAGATCACCTGCTCCCGGATCGTCAAGAGGTAGAGAATCGCATCCGCAATCTTAACGGAAAATGAAGGAGGAGATGAAATCATGAGCTCACCGCAATCAATTTCAGGGACGTCGCCTCAATTCCCGCAAGACCTCTCGGCGAACGGCGAAACGATCGAACCGATGGGTCAGGCAGGGGTCGCGGATCCGGAGCCGCTTCCAGCCGCCCCAATCCTTTCCGGCGCCTCGAGCGCACTCTCCTCTCTGGAGCAGAACATGGAACCGGCGGGCGCTTGGAACCGAAACGCCAATCGCTTCGGAGACGCGGCGCAGTTTCTGGGCCGACCGCGCCCGCAACCTTCCTCATTCGCGGCCGCTTTGACCGACGAGGTCCTCGATGAAATCATCCCCGATCTCTCGCTCGTTGCGGCCGACGATCCTTCCGTCGATCTGGCGGAGATCGACGCGGCCCGCGAGCGGCTCCTGAACAATCCGAACACCCTGCCCGTCCTGTCGGAAATGGATTTGGAGGACGCCGCGACGCTGCTCGGAATCGCCGAACCGCTGGCCGCGGTCAACCTCGCCGCTCTGAGAGGGGACTGCGAGATCAGGCAAGTAGCCCTGGCCGCCCTCGGAGACCGTCAGGCCGCGCTCCAGCGCGGCGACTATGAAGAAGTATCCCGAATCGAAGAGGCCCGCTCGGCCCTCCGCCAAGATCCAAGGGCCGGAACGGCCCTTCCCGTGATCATCGCCTCCGGGGCCCCGGGGGCCGCCGACCTGGCCGCCTCAATCGTCATTCAACATCCCGAGACCCTCCGCCGCTTGGAGGAAATCCTGACCGATGAGGACGTCGCGGAATCCGCCCGGGCCGGAGGGATCGGAGCCCTGCCGCGGATCGCCCGGGAGGTTCCTGAGCTTCATGAGAATATCCGTGAGTTTCTGGGCGATCTCCAGAGGACGGACGGTGATTCGGCCACCCGTGCCCGGGCCCTGACCGTCCATCACCGGTTGGGATTCAGCAATTACGGGGAGGCGGTCGCGCTGGTCAGCAGTCTTGAGTGGACCCTTTGCAACGATCCGGACCCGGACCTGCGCATCGACGCGGCCTATCACCTGGCCCAGGTGGCCCGCGAGGTCTCATCGGGAACCTCCTACCCCGACAGTTACCCCGTGGAACTGGAGCGATCGGACGGCGAGGCGCTCATACGCCACATTCGAGAGGACATCCTGGAAGAGGAACTGCGAAACGCCGCCCTATCCGAGGTGTCGGCGGCAATCGATGAGAGTTTGGAGTCGCTCCGCTGATTGTGAACGCTCATGAGCTTCACTCCCACCCCATTTTCCGGCCCGGGGAGCCCCGATCATAACCCACCGCAAACGGTGGAGGGCCCTGCCGCCGGCGGCACGGTGCCGCTGGCGGGGGGCGAAAATCCTCCCCCAGGGGCTCCCCGGCCGGATTCCTTCTCGATTCCGTCGGCCTTGGGCGGGCTGGGAGAAATCTTGGGCGACGCCGCCCGGACGGTCATTCGGATCCCGAGGATCTTCGCGAACGCGGCCAACGCGTCCGCGGAAACGCGGGAGGCCCGGGCCCTGCGAGCCGAATGGAACTCGGCCGCCGAAAATGCGGGAGTCGCCGAGAACCTGGCGACGCTGGCCGAACTTCTGGGACAGTATGAAGAATCCCAGAACGACGGGCCCGTCTTAAGCGTCGCCCTGACGGCCCTCGAGTTGTGGGGGACCGGCGATGCGGACCTCCATCGGGAGCTGACGGATCACCGCCTCCGTCTCTCCCAGGCGCTGGAGAGCGGCGACGACGAGGCCGCCGCGGCGGCGGAGGACGAGGCCCTCGCCTGGATCCCGCGTTACGCCGCCGGCATGCTTCGTATCTCGGGGGATGAATGCGTTCCCCGCGAACTCTTAACCTTCCTCAGTGAACAGCCCGCGGAGGAGATCGCCGTCGTCGACGTCGCGGCCCTCGCGCTGGAGGCGGCCTTCCAGCCCTACCACACGGGAGACGGCTACGGATTCCTCCATGAGATGACCGCCTCCGTCGAGAGCGCGGATTACCGCCTCGCGGAATGGAGCCGCGCCTACTTGGACACCGCGAGACACTGGCTCGCCTGGCGCTTGGACGGGATCTACGGGCGCGAGGCCTTGGAGGCGGGGCTCCCTCCAGCCGATGAGTCGCACGGCGACGACGCCCTCGCCCTGACGGCCTACTTTTCGCGACCCGTTGCGGATGCCTACGAGGCGTTTCGCTCCGCGGACTATGAAGAGGCGACGGCACTCTTCACGGATTTCCGCCGCCTCGTCCGCATGGCCTCGGTCACGGACCGCATGAACACGCTGTGGGACACGCGCGAGATCACGGATCAGTACAACACGCAGGACGACCTGCGCTGGAACGAGCTGCTTTGGTTCTCGCCGGGTGCCGACCACCTCGATCAGCCGATCGGCCCGTGGGACGCCGCCTTCGTCGATTCCGACTACTTCGAGCGCATGAGGGACTTCGGCGAGGAGTGTTTTTCCCGGCTGGGACTCCTCGAGGGGATGCTGACGATCTTATCGCGCGCGGGGACGACGGAGGAACGCACCGGGGCACTCCGTGAGACGGCCGGTCTCCAGGCGCAGCTCGAAGAGCGGTTCGGGACCGATGTGGCCTTCTACGATCAGCTCCCGAGGACGGTCCGGGACCTGGTGGAGAACAACGCCGCCCGGAGCCAGATGTCCTCGCTCCTCGAAACCGTCGTCGTTTCGGCCTTCACCTTCGGGACGGGTGCGGTCCTCCGGAACCTCGCCGAGGCCGGACGAGCCCTGCCCTGGGCCTTTCGCGCGGGTGAAATGACGCGGCTCGGGCGGGCCTATTCCTGGGTCCGGGACGCGGCCCTCTTCGAAGGCTCGTCCCTCGCGATCGACGCCGCGCTGGATCCGGGACGGCGGGTTTCCCCGGAATCCTCGACGGGGGCGAACCTCGCGCGGACCGCGCTGGGCTACGTCGAAACCGTCGGCCTCTTTGGCGTCCTTCACGCGCTGGGTGCCCCATTTCAAGCGGCCGAGAACCGGATCGTCCGGGGCCTTCGTCTCGCGTCGGGATGGGGCGAGCGGCTCTCGCTTCATGCGGAGGATCTCATCGTCCGCCTGTCCCGGTTGGGAACGGAAGCCAGCGGCATGGCGGCCTACAGCACCACCTTCGAATCCACGGTCGGCCAGGTCCGAGGTCTCTGGGGAGACGACACCTTCTCCTTCGCGGAAAACGCCGCGCAGTTCTTCGGCCCGGAGAGCCTCGCCCGCAATCTCGCCCTGATCGGCGTCATGCGCGCCGTAGGCCTCATCGGCGAGACCCTCACGCCCCGCAACGCGGCCGCGCTCGCCCTCCTGCCGCTCAGCCTCCTCGACGGGGGTTTGAGCCTCGCCATGGCCGTCGTCCGAGGGCCGGACGCGCGTTTCTACGATTACGATCCCTCTCCCGGCCGAACGAACGGGGATTCTCCGACGGTCGTCATCCCCATCGGTCCTTCCGGCAGGTGTTTGTTCCGAACCCTCGATGCGAGCCGGTCCACCTGGAGCATCGGCCGGGAGCCGGGATCCGACGTGGAACTCGCCGGACATCTCCGATCCGTTTCAAACAACCACGCGACGATCCGGAGGGAGGTTGACCCGCTGACCGGCGAGACCCGTTGGCAGTTGATCGATCACAGCACCAACGGGACGGTCATAGACGGCATCGCAGTCTCAGGGCGCGCTTTCACCCTGACGCCGGGCAGGCACGAACTCGCCTTAGGGACCACGGTCATCCAACTGCAAATCCCGGTCCCTCCCTTGCGTCCGACTCCAGTGGCCACCGATGCGGAGTCCGCGCCCGGGCTCTTTCAACGGATCCGCCGCACAGTCCGCAATATGCTTCTAAGTCCCCTGTGGCTATTTATGGGTGCCGAGGGCGGGGCGGGCGACCCGCCGGCCCCACGTGGAGAGCTCTCGGACGTCGTCTCCCACAACCTCTCCCTCCTAAGCTCCCGCGAATTCCGACAAGTCCTGGGCGCGGAATCCTTCGGCGGGAACGCGGGCCCGGACCGGGCCGGGGTCAACGTCGCCGTGGACGCGGAGGGGCGGATCGCGGCCATCGGAAATCCCCAAAACCTGCCCTCCGAGATCCGGCAGGCCCTGGACGAAGGACGATACCTCAGCGTGACCTTGAGCGTGGATCTTCGAGGGTGGATCGATTGGAGCCGTTGCGCCACCTCGGATCCGATCCCCGACGCCGCCAAGGAAACGCTCCGCCGGAGCGTGGAGGAATACAACGCGAGGCTCTCAGCGGGGACGGGCGGCGCCTCGGGCATGTTGGCTCCCCTTCTCGGTCTTTCGGCGGTCCTGCCGGGACTCTCGGATGCGTTTTCTTTCAGTCCTTTCCTCGCGGGAGCCGGCTTCGCCGCGGCCCTCATCGCCCGGCGCGCCTACGAGATGTCGGACCGGAACCGGAGGGAAAACCGGATGGCGGACTCGCTGGTTCGCACCGTGCATCGCCGTCTCCGGAACGAGTTGGAAATGAACGTCCCCCTCGAGGAAATCCGCCGGACCTATCACGAGGTGATCGCGCCAGACTTCAAAATGGGGGCCGGTGGGCGGCGGAACGCCGGGGACCTCACGGCCTACTCCGAGCAGGAGGAGGAGCTCTTCGCTTATTTCGCGGCCCTGTCCGAGGAGCATTAGATTACGTCGTCGGGCTCTTCACGGTTCCAGAGCCGAAGAAATCCGAGAAAGACCCGGATCGCCTCGTCATATCTCCGGCGGTCCCCTCCGAGTTCGTTCCTCAACCCGCGCCACAGACCGGCCAAACGTTGCTCCCTTTCCTCCCGCGTCCGGTCGGGGTCCTCCTGAAGGTAGGCGAGGTAGTCCGCCGCG is a window of bacterium DNA encoding:
- a CDS encoding protein kinase codes for the protein MRYERLRRLGGGETADTFLCSDRLRGGRLVARKVFFPEWSRNHPDLVDREFRTLAGISHPHVAAIEDFGEDGDSFYLVSEFVEGRTILDHLRGADLDTVAAIFVQVLEALDHLYFRNVVHLDLKPENVLVRPPDGSQGAAVKLIDFGLSTLAFGLEDPPPGAIGSPPFTAPELALGRRLDTRSDLYSAGALLYAAVSGRLPYDGEDLVAILNQQLKRDPVPLHEVAPVSRDLSGFVQRLMARDSAERFENPRAALRAFGEALGESFPVARAVPIPLFEDPDLIFRKDEVPGLFRRIRDRGGLWAIRGAPGMGKTFLARWLERAFWRERRPVVSWTGERLVLSGEVPHQAGVAIIDDADRGPVAAWAAARGQGTVIALGETLEDCVSPPWTAVDLKPLTDDQMEDVLQALFGKISAGKISQGPARPWTEGCRGIPRDFVRMGRGLLRGGAVRKEGAGWRWEGAPLNVFASVEGPKRRLLGILRSSRISLEAETLGLWTDQSVAEVEETLQELAQDGWLQRGVEGGRTQYRSFDAGDDGVAESDPGKLARLLQDLYDEGRYRDGLDLLRGRERDGPPSILRLRAKHLASAGSHAEALEILTDDFLANLPEAERPDALETRGKALIFSGRMEEAARDLTAAAAASEKAGDDDGLARALLLLGVLKHRAGKRDEALTLYERAVVLAPKTPRPLLVQGTGELNLANLFYDLADLGRAEGFYQKSIESLKETRHAAVTAQAHLNYAALAHFQGKLLKAAHLCREALRRAVDARYELTQGRALLLLAMIHEKEGRTTLQDERLSEAVAIFEKAGFAFEAAQARIHRAYFYETAGRLDAAESDARSALERAGAIGAADLAAQARLVLGRTLGRRGQTAEAKACVEEARRHFAAHGNAPMEKECAEALRGLGGEA
- a CDS encoding FHA domain-containing protein; amino-acid sequence: MSFTPTPFSGPGSPDHNPPQTVEGPAAGGTVPLAGGENPPPGAPRPDSFSIPSALGGLGEILGDAARTVIRIPRIFANAANASAETREARALRAEWNSAAENAGVAENLATLAELLGQYEESQNDGPVLSVALTALELWGTGDADLHRELTDHRLRLSQALESGDDEAAAAAEDEALAWIPRYAAGMLRISGDECVPRELLTFLSEQPAEEIAVVDVAALALEAAFQPYHTGDGYGFLHEMTASVESADYRLAEWSRAYLDTARHWLAWRLDGIYGREALEAGLPPADESHGDDALALTAYFSRPVADAYEAFRSADYEEATALFTDFRRLVRMASVTDRMNTLWDTREITDQYNTQDDLRWNELLWFSPGADHLDQPIGPWDAAFVDSDYFERMRDFGEECFSRLGLLEGMLTILSRAGTTEERTGALRETAGLQAQLEERFGTDVAFYDQLPRTVRDLVENNAARSQMSSLLETVVVSAFTFGTGAVLRNLAEAGRALPWAFRAGEMTRLGRAYSWVRDAALFEGSSLAIDAALDPGRRVSPESSTGANLARTALGYVETVGLFGVLHALGAPFQAAENRIVRGLRLASGWGERLSLHAEDLIVRLSRLGTEASGMAAYSTTFESTVGQVRGLWGDDTFSFAENAAQFFGPESLARNLALIGVMRAVGLIGETLTPRNAAALALLPLSLLDGGLSLAMAVVRGPDARFYDYDPSPGRTNGDSPTVVIPIGPSGRCLFRTLDASRSTWSIGREPGSDVELAGHLRSVSNNHATIRREVDPLTGETRWQLIDHSTNGTVIDGIAVSGRAFTLTPGRHELALGTTVIQLQIPVPPLRPTPVATDAESAPGLFQRIRRTVRNMLLSPLWLFMGAEGGAGDPPAPRGELSDVVSHNLSLLSSREFRQVLGAESFGGNAGPDRAGVNVAVDAEGRIAAIGNPQNLPSEIRQALDEGRYLSVTLSVDLRGWIDWSRCATSDPIPDAAKETLRRSVEEYNARLSAGTGGASGMLAPLLGLSAVLPGLSDAFSFSPFLAGAGFAAALIARRAYEMSDRNRRENRMADSLVRTVHRRLRNELEMNVPLEEIRRTYHEVIAPDFKMGAGGRRNAGDLTAYSEQEEELFAYFAALSEEH